GCACATCGGCCGCGACCCAGTACGTCCCGGTGAGCGGGAAGTTCCACTTGAAGACGCCGCCGTCGGCGGACTCGGAGCGGCCATAGCCGGCGGTGATCAGCGGGATCTTGTCGGCCGGGGCTTTCTCCGTCAGCGCGAAGGTGATGCCGGTGGACAGCGGCTGGAACACCGTCGCGCCGGTCGGGCCCTTGGCCTTCAGCCGCTCGTAGCACTCCACGCCGCGGTCGGTCGCGTAGCCGGTCTCGCATTCCTCGAAGGTGGCCTTCACGCCGTTGATGCCGCCGTCGCGCGCGTTCACCAGCTTGAGGTAGTCGACGTAGCCGTTGGCGAACGGCACCCCGTTCGGCCCATACGGCCCGGTGCGGTAGACGAGGACAGGAAAGAACTGCTCCTTCGCCTGCGCGAAGGCAGCGGTGCCGACGAGGTTGCCCAGACACAGGGCAGCGGCGCCGGCAGCCAGAGCAAGAGACTTCAGTTTCATGTTTGCCTCCAGAGTTGAAAGAGCACGTTCGCGGCGTGCACAAGTGAAATCAGTGAGGGAAGGGCCACAGCCGCAGCTTCTCCTTGGCAATGGACCACAGCCGGGCGAGCCCGTGCGGTTCGACGATGAGGAAGAAGACGATGAGCGAGCCGAAGATGATCGATTCGAGATGCGAAGCGGTCGCCGTCGAGATCGGGATGCCGAGCATCGCAGGGACCTGGTTCAGCAGGATCGGCAGGATGACGATGAAGGCCGCCCCGAAGAAGCTGCCCATGATCGAGCCCAGTCCGCCGATGATCACCATGAACAGAAGCTGGAACGAGCGGTCGACCGAAAAGGCCGCCGGCTCCCACGAGCCCAGGTGCACGAAGCCCCACAGCGCACCGGCCACGCCGACGATGAACGAGCTGACCGCGAATGCCGTCAGCTTGGCGTAGACCGGACGGATGCCGATGACGCTGGCCGCCACGTCCATGTCGCGCATGGCCATCCACTCGCGGCCGATGGCGCCGCGCACGAGGTTCTTGGCCATGAGCGCGAACAGCGTCACCAGCGCCAGGACGAACAGGTATTTCTGCACCGGCGTCTCGATGGGCACGCCGAACACCTGCAGGTTGGACACGCCGACCGATCCGGACGCCGAGTCGTTGGTGAACCACTTGATGCGCAGGAACGCCCAGTCGACGAAGAACTGCGCCGCGAGCGTCGCCACCGCGAGGTACAGGCCCTTGATGCGCAGGCTCGGGATGCCGAACAGCACGCCGACGGCCATCGCGCACAGTCCGCCCAGCAGCAGCGCGACCAGCAGCGGCATGCCCTCGATGCGCACCATGAAGTTGTAGGCCGCGTATGCGCCGACGGCCATGAAGGCGCCGGTGCCCAACGAGATCTGGCCGCAGTAGCCCACCAGGATGTTCAGCCCGATGGCGGCCAGCGACAGGATCACGAAGGGGATGAGGATCGCCTTGAAGAGATAGGGCGATGCCACCAGCGGCACCACGGCGAACGCGAAGGACAGCGCCAGGAGCAGGAACCAGCGGTCCTGCGCGATGGGAAAGATCTGCTGGTCGGCGCGGTAGGTGGTCTTGAATTGGCCGTTCTCGCGGTAGAGCATCTCGGTCTCCTTGTGTGCTCAGACGCGGTCGATTATTTTTTCGCCGAACAGCCCCTGGGGGCGCACCAGCAGGAACATCAGCGCCATCACGTAGGCGAACCAGATCTCGATGCCGCCGCCGAAATACGGGCCCAGGTAGATTTCCGACAGCTTCTCGCCCACGCCGATGATCAGCCCGCCGATGATGGCGCCGGGCACTGACGTGAGCCCCCCGAGGATGACCACCGGCAGCGCCTTCAGCGCGACCAGCGCCAGCGAGAACTGCACGCCCAGCTTGGAGCCCCAGATGACGCCGGCGACCAGCGCCGCGAAGCCGGCGACCGACCACACGATGACCCAGATGCGCGACAGCGGAATGCCGATCGACTGCGCGGCCTGGTGGTCGTCGGCCACCGCCCGCAGCGCACGCCCGGTGGAAGTCTTCTGGAAGAACAGCGTCAGCACGATCACCAGCGCGGCGGCGATCAAGGAGGCGAACAGGTCCTCCTTGTTGACCAGCACGCCGCCCTGGAAGGTGCTCTCCAGCAGGAACAGCGGATCCTTCGGCATGCCGACATCGATCTTGTAGATGTCCGAGCCGAAGATGGTCTGGCCGAGGCCGTCGAGCACGTAGGCGATGCCGAGGGTGGCCATCAGCAGCGTGATGCCTTCCTGGTTCACGAGCCGGCCGAGCGCGAGCTTCTCGATCAGCCAGGCGACGACGACCATCACCAGCATTGCCAGCAGGAATGCCATCAGCGTCGCCAGCGCCTTGCTCTGCAGGCCGGTCCATTGCGGGATCCATTCCGCGAAGCGCGCCATCGCGAGCGCGGCAAACAGCACCATCGCGCCCTGCGCGAAGTTGAACACGCCCGAGGCCTTGTAGATCAGCACGAAGCCGAGCGCGATCAGCGAGTACAGCATGCCGGCCATCAAGCCGCCGAACAATGCCTCGAGGAAGAATCCCATGGCCGTGCCTTCCGATCAGTGGGTGGTGCCCAGATAGGCACGGATGACGTCGGGATTGCTGCGCACGTGCTCGGGCGCGCCGTCGCCGATCTTCTTGCCGTAGTCGAGCACCACCACGCGGTCCGAGATGTCCATCACCACGCCCATGTCGTGCTCGATCAGCACGATGGTCGTGCCGAACTCGTCGTTGACGTCCAGGATGAAGCGGCACATGTCCTGCTTCTCCTCGACGTTCATGCCGGCCATCGGCTCGTCGAGCAGCAGCACCTTGGGTTCCATCGCGAGCGCGCGCCCGAGATCGACGCGCTTCTGCAGGCCGTACGGCAGGCGGCCCACCGGCGTCTTGCGATAGGGCTGGATCTCGAGGAAGTCGATGATGTGCTCGACGAATTCGCGGTTGCGGATCTCCTCGCGCTCGGCCGGGCCGACGCGGATGGCCTGCAGCAGCAGGTTCGTCTTCATGCGCAGGTTGCGCCCGGTCATGATGTTGTCGAGCACGCTCATGCCCTTGAACAGCGCCAGGCTCTGGAAGGTGCGCGCGACGCCCATCTCCGCCACCTGCCGTGAGTTCATGTGCCGGAAAGTCTTGCCGCGGAAGGTGATCGAGCCCTGCTGCGGCTGGTACACGCCGTTGATGCAGTTCAGCATCGAGCTCTTGCCGGCACCGTTGGGCCCGATGATCGAGCGGATCTCGTGCTCGCGCACGTCGAAGCTGATGTCGGTCAGCGCCTTCACGCCGCCGAAGCTGAGCGAGATGTTGTTGATGTCGAGCACGACATCGCCGATGGACCGCGCACTCATCGGGCTGCCCTCCGCGCTGCGCGCTCCCGGGACGAGGACTTCGGGACGCCGTGCGCACTCATGCGGCCTGCCTCACCGTCGAGAAGGTCTTCGCGTCGCTGATCTTCAGCTCGGCGGCGACCACGCCGGTGCGGCCGTCCTCGAACTTCACCTGGGTCTCGATGTACTGCGAGGTCTTGCCTTCGTACATCGCCTCGACGAGCACCGCGTACTTCTCCTGGATGTAGCCGCGCCGCACCTTGCGCGTGCGGGTGAGCTCGCCGTCGTCGGCATCCAGTTCCTTGTGCAGCACCAGGAAGCGCGTCACCTGGCTGCCGGCGAGCTTGTCGTCGGCAGCGAGGTCGGCATTGACCTTCTCGACGCAGTCCTTGATCAACGCGTAGACCTCGGGCTTCTGCGCGAGGTCGGTATACCCGGCGTACGGCAGGTTGTGGCGCTCCGCCCAGTTGCCCACCGCGTTGAAGTCGATGTTGATGAAGGCGCACACGCGGTCGCGCTTGTCGCCGAAAGCCACCGCCTCCTTGATGTGAGGGAAGAACTTCAGCTTGTTCTCCACGTACTTGGGCGCGAACATCGCGCCGTCATTGGGTCCGCCGACCAGGCGGCCGACGTCCTTCGCGCGGTCGATGATCTTCAGGTGCCCGGTCGCGTCGACGAAGCCGGCATCCCCGGTGCGGTACCAGCCTTCGGGCGACAGCACCTCGTCGGTGGCGACGGCGTTCTTGTAGTAGCCCTTCAGCAGGCCCGGCGATCGGATGAGGATCTCGCCGCTGGTCGTCACCTGCAGCTCCACGCCTTCGCAGGGCACGCCGACCGTGTCGGCCTTGGCCGCGTTGTCGGGCTGCATGCAGACGAAGACCGCCGTCTCGGTGGAGCCGTACAGCTGCTTCAGGTTGACGCCGATGGCGCGGTAGAAGCTGAACAGATCCGGGCCGATCGCTTCTCCCGCGGTGTAGGCCACGCGCACCCGTGACAGTCCCAGCGTGTTGCGCAGCGGGCCGTAGATGCACAGGTTGCCCAGCCCATAGACCAGGCGGTCGGCCAGCCCCACGTGGCCACCGTCCATCAGCGCCGGCCCGACACGGCGCGCGACCGCCATGAACCGATGGAACAGCCAGCGTTTGGGCGCCCCGGCGTCTTCCATGCGGATCATCACGTTGGTGAGCAGGCCCTCGAAGACGCTGGGCGGCGCGAAATAGTAGGTGGGGCCGATCTCCTTGAGGTCGATCATCACGGTGGCCGACGACTCGGGGCAGTTGACGACGTAGCCGCACACCAGCCACTGCGCGTACGAGAAGATGTTCTGCCCGATCCAGGCCGGCGGCAGGTAGGCGAGCACCTCTTCCTCGTGCGTGAGATGGTCGAAGTTGGCGCCGGCGCGTGCACGATTGGTCAAGGTGAAGTGCGTGTGCACCACGCCCTTCGGGTGGCCGGTGGTGCCGGAGGTGAAGAACATCGCGGCGACGTCGTCGGGTTGCGTGAGCCGCACCTGCTCGTCGAAGAAGCCGGCGTTGCGCCGGCCGAAGGCGCGGCCGGCCTCGACCAGCGAATCGAGCGAGTCGAGCCCCGGCTCCTCGTAGTTGCGCAGGCCGCGCGGATCGTCGAACCAGATCCTCGCCAGCTGCGGGCATTGCGTCCGCAGCTCGAGCATCTTGTCGACCTGCTCCTGGTCCTCGACGACGGCGAAGGCGACCTCGGCGTTGTTGATCGGGAACACGAATTCGCCCGCGACCGCGTCCTGGTATAGCGGCACCGGGATGGCGCCGATGGATTGCGCCGCGAGCATCGATGCATACAGCCGCGGCCGGTTGTCGCCGACAACCACGATGTGCTGCCCGCGCTTCAGCCCTGCGTCGGCGAGGCCGTCCGCCAGATCGCGCACGAGCGTGGCGAGCTGCGACCAGGTGGTGGTCTGCCAGATGCCGTATTCCTTCTCGCGCAGGGCGGCCGCCTCGGGCCGTTGCGCTGCGTGTTCAAGCAAGAGGCGGGGAAAGGTCGTCGACACCATCGTCTCCTCCGGAGCGCAGCGGGCTCGAATGGCCCGCAAGCCGTCTCATTGGGGTCGGATGCTAGAGAAGAGTTTGACGCCATGTTGTCGTTGTGACGACAATCCTAGGGACTGTACGAAGCGGACTTTCCCGCAGTGCCATGACCGCTCATTCCACCCATCTGCCGCTCTGGCAGCGGGCCCGACCACTGACGGAAACCGAGTTCGCCGGGATTCCGTGGCTGGCGCTGCTCAGTGCTTCCGAGCAGGAGCGCGCGCGCTCCGTGTTGCGGGCGCTGGTGGCGCAGGCGGGCGATCTGCTCGTTCGCATCGGCAAGCCGCCGACCTACTGGTTCGGCGTCATCGACGGCCTGCTGAAGATGAGCAACGACAGCACGGCCGGGCCGCCCATCACCTTCACCGGCATTCCGCCCGGCGCCTGGTTCGGCGAAGGCACGCTGCTCAAACGCGAGCCCTATCGCTACAACATCCAGGCGCTGCGGCGCAGCACGGTCGCAGGCTTGCCGATCGACGCGTTCCACGAGCTGCTCGAGACCAGCCTGCCGTTCAACCGCTTCGTCGTGAACCAGCTCAACGAGCGCGTCGGGCAGTTCATTGCCGCGCGCGAGATCGACCGTCTGAACGACACCGATTCGCGGGTCGCCCGCGGCCTCGCCGCGATGTTCCATCCGGTGCTCTATCCCGGGGTCGGCGACCTGCTGCGCATCACGCAGCAGGAGCTGGGCTATGTGGTCGGGCTGTCGCGCCAGCGGGTCAACGAAGCCCTGAGCGCGCTTCAGGATCGCGGTCTCATCCGTATCGAATACGGCGGGGTGCGTGTGCTGGACCTGGAAGGCCTTCGCAACGCGATGTTCGAACCGCGGGAGATGGCAGCCTCGTGAACGACGCCGTGCAGGCCCCGGGCCTCACGAGATCAGATTGCGCACTCCTGCCGCCACATGCCCTGACGGCACATGCGCCAGTGCGTTCTCGATGTGCCCGGTCTGGTCGTCGAAAAAGAAGTCGGGCTCGAACTCGCGCAGGAACTCGCCCTTGGGCAGCCCGCCGAGGAACATCGCCTCGTCGACCTCGATGTTCCAGCCCATCAGCGTGCGCACCGCACGTTCGTGGGCCGGCGCGCTGCGTGCGGTGACGAGCGCGGTGCGGATGCGCATGGTGTCCGACGGTTCGCGCTGCAGGCGGTGCAGCGCTTCGAGCAGCGGCTTGAACGGACCGGCGGCCAGCGGCGTCTGGGCGCGGTCGAGCTCGTGGCTCTGGAAGGCGTCGAGACCGTCGCGCTGGTACACCTGCTCGGCCTCGTCGGAGAACAGCACGGCGTCGCCGTCGAAGGCGATGCGCACTTCGTTCGGATGGTCGGTGGACGCCCTCGCCGACTGCGGGAACACACGCGCCGCCGGCACGCCGGCCGAAAGTGCCGATCGCACGTCGGGCTCGTTGGTCGACAGGAACAGGTTGGCCGACAGCGGGCGCAGGTAGCGCCAGGGCGACTGCCCGCGGGTGAACACGCCGCGCTGGATCGGAAGCCCGTAGTGCTTGGCGGAGCGGAACACGCGCATTCCCGACACCGGGTCGTTGCGAGAGAGGATGACCACCTCGACACGCTGCGCGTCGACGGCATTGAAGGCGAGCAGCTTGTTGACCAGCGAGAACGCGACACCGGGCTTGGCCGGGCTGTCGACTCGCTCGAGCTGCAGCCGCATGTAGGCACGGTCGTCCGAGGCTTCGAAGACCTGGTTCTCTTCCTCGAAGTCGAACAGGGCGCGCGACGAGATGGCGACGACGAGCTGGCCGTCCAGTGAAATGGGCATGCGGGGATGATACGGAAGCGCACCTGGAAGGAGGATCATCCGCAGCATGACGAAGCCGCTCGCGCACCTGAGCCTTGCGCTGCCCCCGGGCACGCAGCGCACGCTGGAATCGTTGATCCACAACTCGGTCTGGGGACGCATGCTCACGCCGCAGGAGATCGACCGCGTCGTGGTCGAGTCCTTCGAGCGGCAGGTGCCGGCCGGCAGCTTCGTCGGCCGCATGGGCCAACCGGTGGAGCACTGGATGGGCGTGATCGACGGCCTGATGAAGATGTCGGTCATCTCGCCCGACGGCAAGGTCTCCACGCTCACCGGCATGAGCAGCGGCGGCTGGTTCGGTGAAGGCTCGCTGATCAAGCGCGAGCCGCGCCGCTACGACGTGGTGGCGCTGCGGCCGTCGCGCGTCGCGCTCGTGCCGCATGCGACCTTCGAGCGGCTGCGCAATACCAGCCTGCCGTTCAACCATCACCTGCAGAACCTGTTGAACGCGCGCCTCAGCCTGTTCATCGGCATGCTGGAGTACGACCGCCTGCTCGGCACCGATGCCCGCGTCGCGCGCTGCATCGCGACGCTGTTCAATGCCGACCTGTATCCCGAACCGCGCGCCTACGTCGACCTGCGCCAGCAGGAGATCGCGCTGCTGTGCGGCGTTTCGCGCCAGCGCACGAACGTGGCGCTGCGCACGCTGCAGGAGTCCGGGCTGCTTCGCGTCGAGCCGCGCGGCGTCACGGTGCTCGACCTCGACGGC
The Piscinibacter sp. XHJ-5 DNA segment above includes these coding regions:
- a CDS encoding branched-chain amino acid ABC transporter permease, with the protein product MLYRENGQFKTTYRADQQIFPIAQDRWFLLLALSFAFAVVPLVASPYLFKAILIPFVILSLAAIGLNILVGYCGQISLGTGAFMAVGAYAAYNFMVRIEGMPLLVALLLGGLCAMAVGVLFGIPSLRIKGLYLAVATLAAQFFVDWAFLRIKWFTNDSASGSVGVSNLQVFGVPIETPVQKYLFVLALVTLFALMAKNLVRGAIGREWMAMRDMDVAASVIGIRPVYAKLTAFAVSSFIVGVAGALWGFVHLGSWEPAAFSVDRSFQLLFMVIIGGLGSIMGSFFGAAFIVILPILLNQVPAMLGIPISTATASHLESIIFGSLIVFFLIVEPHGLARLWSIAKEKLRLWPFPH
- a CDS encoding branched-chain amino acid ABC transporter permease, with the protein product MGFFLEALFGGLMAGMLYSLIALGFVLIYKASGVFNFAQGAMVLFAALAMARFAEWIPQWTGLQSKALATLMAFLLAMLVMVVVAWLIEKLALGRLVNQEGITLLMATLGIAYVLDGLGQTIFGSDIYKIDVGMPKDPLFLLESTFQGGVLVNKEDLFASLIAAALVIVLTLFFQKTSTGRALRAVADDHQAAQSIGIPLSRIWVIVWSVAGFAALVAGVIWGSKLGVQFSLALVALKALPVVILGGLTSVPGAIIGGLIIGVGEKLSEIYLGPYFGGGIEIWFAYVMALMFLLVRPQGLFGEKIIDRV
- a CDS encoding ABC transporter ATP-binding protein, whose translation is MSARSIGDVVLDINNISLSFGGVKALTDISFDVREHEIRSIIGPNGAGKSSMLNCINGVYQPQQGSITFRGKTFRHMNSRQVAEMGVARTFQSLALFKGMSVLDNIMTGRNLRMKTNLLLQAIRVGPAEREEIRNREFVEHIIDFLEIQPYRKTPVGRLPYGLQKRVDLGRALAMEPKVLLLDEPMAGMNVEEKQDMCRFILDVNDEFGTTIVLIEHDMGVVMDISDRVVVLDYGKKIGDGAPEHVRSNPDVIRAYLGTTH
- a CDS encoding AMP-binding protein, which codes for MSTTFPRLLLEHAAQRPEAAALREKEYGIWQTTTWSQLATLVRDLADGLADAGLKRGQHIVVVGDNRPRLYASMLAAQSIGAIPVPLYQDAVAGEFVFPINNAEVAFAVVEDQEQVDKMLELRTQCPQLARIWFDDPRGLRNYEEPGLDSLDSLVEAGRAFGRRNAGFFDEQVRLTQPDDVAAMFFTSGTTGHPKGVVHTHFTLTNRARAGANFDHLTHEEEVLAYLPPAWIGQNIFSYAQWLVCGYVVNCPESSATVMIDLKEIGPTYYFAPPSVFEGLLTNVMIRMEDAGAPKRWLFHRFMAVARRVGPALMDGGHVGLADRLVYGLGNLCIYGPLRNTLGLSRVRVAYTAGEAIGPDLFSFYRAIGVNLKQLYGSTETAVFVCMQPDNAAKADTVGVPCEGVELQVTTSGEILIRSPGLLKGYYKNAVATDEVLSPEGWYRTGDAGFVDATGHLKIIDRAKDVGRLVGGPNDGAMFAPKYVENKLKFFPHIKEAVAFGDKRDRVCAFINIDFNAVGNWAERHNLPYAGYTDLAQKPEVYALIKDCVEKVNADLAADDKLAGSQVTRFLVLHKELDADDGELTRTRKVRRGYIQEKYAVLVEAMYEGKTSQYIETQVKFEDGRTGVVAAELKISDAKTFSTVRQAA
- a CDS encoding Crp/Fnr family transcriptional regulator, producing MTAHSTHLPLWQRARPLTETEFAGIPWLALLSASEQERARSVLRALVAQAGDLLVRIGKPPTYWFGVIDGLLKMSNDSTAGPPITFTGIPPGAWFGEGTLLKREPYRYNIQALRRSTVAGLPIDAFHELLETSLPFNRFVVNQLNERVGQFIAAREIDRLNDTDSRVARGLAAMFHPVLYPGVGDLLRITQQELGYVVGLSRQRVNEALSALQDRGLIRIEYGGVRVLDLEGLRNAMFEPREMAAS
- a CDS encoding 5'-nucleotidase, which produces MPISLDGQLVVAISSRALFDFEEENQVFEASDDRAYMRLQLERVDSPAKPGVAFSLVNKLLAFNAVDAQRVEVVILSRNDPVSGMRVFRSAKHYGLPIQRGVFTRGQSPWRYLRPLSANLFLSTNEPDVRSALSAGVPAARVFPQSARASTDHPNEVRIAFDGDAVLFSDEAEQVYQRDGLDAFQSHELDRAQTPLAAGPFKPLLEALHRLQREPSDTMRIRTALVTARSAPAHERAVRTLMGWNIEVDEAMFLGGLPKGEFLREFEPDFFFDDQTGHIENALAHVPSGHVAAGVRNLIS
- a CDS encoding Crp/Fnr family transcriptional regulator, translated to MTKPLAHLSLALPPGTQRTLESLIHNSVWGRMLTPQEIDRVVVESFERQVPAGSFVGRMGQPVEHWMGVIDGLMKMSVISPDGKVSTLTGMSSGGWFGEGSLIKREPRRYDVVALRPSRVALVPHATFERLRNTSLPFNHHLQNLLNARLSLFIGMLEYDRLLGTDARVARCIATLFNADLYPEPRAYVDLRQQEIALLCGVSRQRTNVALRTLQESGLLRVEPRGVTVLDLDGLRNFAGVGA